A region of the Pseudomonas asiatica genome:
ACAGCTTGGCCAGCGTGCCGTCAGCCTTGAGCTTGTCCAGTGCCTTGTTGATCGCTGCCAGCAGTTCCGGCTCGCCCTTGCGCAGGGCCACGCCGCTTTCCAGGCGCGAGAAGGCATCGCCGGCCAGTTCGGTGTCCTTGGCTTTTTGCGCGTATTCCAGCGCGGCCAGGCGGTCGATCAGGATGGCGTCGATGCGGCCGTTGCGCAGGTCGGCGAACTTGCTCGGGTCGTCTTCATAGGTGCGCACATCGGCTTGCGGCACGTCCTTCTTGACCCATTGCTCGTAGTTGGTGCCCAGGCCCACGCCTACCTTCTTGCCGGCCAGGTCTGCGGCCTTGTGGATGTTCAGCTGCTCGGCCTTCTTCTTCAGGATCAGCGCCTGGATGCCGGAGATGGTGTAAGGCTCGGAGAAGTCATACTTCTTCTTGCGCTCTTCGGAAATGGTCACCTGGTTGATCACCACGTCCAGGCGCTTGGACTCCAGTGCGGCGAGGATGCCGTCCCACTTGGTCGGCTGCACCTTGGCCTTTACCCCCAGCTCCTTGGCCAGCAATTCGGACAGTTCCACTTCGAAGCCGGTCAGCTTGCCGTTTTCGTCCTGGAAGCTGAACGGTGGGTAGGTGCCTTCGAGGCCGACGTTGATCACGCCTTTTTCCTGGATGGTCTTCAGCTGCTCGCCGGCGAAGGCCTGGCCGAGCAGGCCGGCACCCAGCAGGAGTGCCAGGCTGGCGTTGAGTAGCGGTTTGGCGAATTTCGACATTTCAGAGCCCCGCGCTTGTTGTGTAAGTGGTGGGTGGCGACTATAGGGTCGGCTGCTTAGGCCAGGAAATACTAAAAAATTATTTTGTTATTTCCTTTTTGGTTTTTGCCAGGTGCTGGCTGCTTTGAGGGTAGGCGAGGTTGCCTGCTCCGTCATCGCGGCTTATGCCTGACTTAGCGCAGGATGGAATAAAGCGTTGTTTTTTCCAAGGGATGGATTTGCCGTAGAGTGGATTGCATGTAGGCAGGTTCGGCCCTTTCGCGGGTAAACCCGCTCCCACAGAGACCGCACAGGCATCGAAACCTGTGCAGTCCCTGTGGGAGCGGGCGAGCCCGCGAAGAGGCCGGACCTGCAAATAAAAATGAGTTTGGCCTACTCAGGCAGGAGAAAACCGTGAGCGAACAACCTTCACCCGGGCACTGGCAGTTGCAGAGCATCGTCACCGGCCTGCGCGGTGCCCGTGAGCAATGGCGTACCCGCAATGGCCGCAGCAGCGGCGAGCAGGGCGGGCGTGAGCTGCCTTCACGCGAAGCGATGCGGCACATCCTGGAGCAACTGTGCGGCGCACTGTTCCCCATGCGCCTTGGCCCGGTCGACCTGCGCGAAGAAAGCGAAGACTTCTACGTCGGCCATACCCTGGATGCCGCGCTGACCGCCTTGCTGGCCCAGGCCCGCCTGGAGTTGCGCTACGCCGCACGGCAAAGCAAGGGCGAGCTGGCCGGCGTCGATGCCCATGCGCTGAGCCTGGTGCAGGGCTTCGCCGCCGCCCTGCCGGGCCTGCGCGTGCTG
Encoded here:
- the tcyJ gene encoding cystine ABC transporter substrate-binding protein — translated: MSKFAKPLLNASLALLLGAGLLGQAFAGEQLKTIQEKGVINVGLEGTYPPFSFQDENGKLTGFEVELSELLAKELGVKAKVQPTKWDGILAALESKRLDVVINQVTISEERKKKYDFSEPYTISGIQALILKKKAEQLNIHKAADLAGKKVGVGLGTNYEQWVKKDVPQADVRTYEDDPSKFADLRNGRIDAILIDRLAALEYAQKAKDTELAGDAFSRLESGVALRKGEPELLAAINKALDKLKADGTLAKLSEKYFGADVTK